In a genomic window of Sulfurimonas denitrificans DSM 1251:
- a CDS encoding glycosyltransferase, with protein MKKIAFFTQNLSTGGVQKSVSSLANYLASYYDVSIILAEDNKALNYFIDKKIKIHKIKTKKVDIKKDGVGRELFDYRASELDKILHDLDADLTISYEDYNNFILLQTKNGCKKVLSCRVSLSESYKKDSFIHLLESSFYFEMIKESYQKADLIIAVAKHIENELLQLNSAINSRTIYNGIKEMISVEDETEHNNFILNVGRLHPQKGQKDLIYAFNDIKDEINEKLIILGDGGLRQELESLILELNLQNRVLLKGFANPYPYIKKCSLFVFPSYYEGFSNSILELMSVKKAIVSYNYKGADEILPKGSLVELSDTENLSKKILHYLKNKSNKQNLGNKLYEICKKFTLQKSFDSFHSEFEQLLS; from the coding sequence ATGAAAAAAATAGCCTTTTTCACACAAAATCTCTCAACTGGAGGAGTTCAAAAATCTGTTTCTTCTTTAGCAAACTACTTAGCATCTTACTATGATGTTTCAATTATTCTCGCAGAAGACAACAAAGCTCTAAACTACTTCATAGATAAAAAAATAAAAATCCATAAAATCAAAACAAAAAAAGTAGATATTAAAAAAGATGGAGTGGGAAGAGAGCTGTTTGATTACAGAGCATCTGAGCTTGATAAAATCTTACATGACCTAGATGCAGATTTGACTATCAGCTACGAAGACTACAACAACTTCATTTTGCTTCAAACAAAAAACGGATGCAAAAAAGTTCTCTCTTGTCGAGTCAGTCTAAGTGAGAGCTACAAAAAAGATAGTTTTATTCATCTGTTGGAGAGTTCATTTTACTTTGAGATGATTAAAGAAAGCTACCAAAAAGCTGACTTGATTATAGCAGTTGCCAAACATATTGAAAATGAACTTCTACAACTAAACTCGGCAATAAACAGCCGTACTATCTACAACGGTATTAAAGAAATGATATCTGTTGAAGATGAAACAGAGCATAATAATTTCATACTAAATGTAGGACGCTTACATCCGCAAAAAGGTCAAAAAGACCTCATCTACGCTTTTAATGATATAAAAGATGAAATAAATGAGAAGTTGATTATTCTTGGTGATGGCGGACTTAGGCAAGAGTTGGAGAGTTTGATTTTAGAGTTGAACTTGCAAAACAGAGTTCTTTTAAAAGGTTTTGCAAATCCATACCCATATATAAAAAAATGTTCTCTTTTTGTTTTTCCATCATACTATGAAGGTTTTTCAAACTCTATCTTAGAGCTTATGAGTGTGAAAAAAGCTATTGTGTCATACAACTACAAAGGTGCTGATGAGATACTTCCAAAAGGGTCTTTAGTAGAACTAAGCGATACTGAAAATCTCTCAAAAAAGATTCTTCATTACCTAAAGAACAAAAGCAATAAACAAAACTTAGGGAACAAACTTTATGAAATTTGCAAAAAGTTTACTTTGCAAAAAAGCTTTGATAGCTTTCACTCTGAGTTTGAACAACTCTTAAGCTGA
- a CDS encoding methyltransferase domain-containing protein: protein MKKRIEVLHKIIAQKQKGTKDKRMYSYLNTKKYGYEKINNYFCGENVLELGTDGSSTSSILVRWSKKLTIVDMHDKFTSQIQKDEKLKDVNFILSSWEEYKPDEKFSDIFLTDSLEHIQEPVKLLKLIKNWLSEDGRLHIIVPNALSIHRLVGVEMGFLSSPYELNDNDISSNHIKVYDHNILKQEIKDAGLNIVVCEGVQFKPNTDIQLADLDENFSRALNNLSYMFNEYCAEIYVCCKL from the coding sequence ATGAAAAAAAGAATTGAAGTTTTACATAAAATAATTGCACAAAAGCAAAAAGGCACTAAAGACAAAAGAATGTATTCTTATTTAAATACAAAGAAATACGGTTATGAAAAGATTAACAACTATTTTTGCGGTGAAAATGTTTTAGAACTAGGAACTGATGGTAGTTCTACCTCATCTATTTTAGTTAGATGGTCTAAAAAACTTACAATTGTTGATATGCATGATAAGTTTACATCTCAAATACAAAAAGATGAAAAACTCAAAGATGTAAATTTTATACTTTCATCTTGGGAAGAGTATAAACCTGATGAAAAGTTTAGCGATATATTTTTAACTGATTCGCTAGAACATATACAAGAGCCTGTAAAGCTCTTAAAACTGATAAAAAACTGGCTGAGTGAAGATGGAAGATTGCATATCATAGTTCCAAATGCTTTGAGTATTCATAGGTTGGTCGGTGTTGAAATGGGCTTTTTAAGTTCTCCGTATGAGCTAAATGACAATGATATAAGTTCAAACCATATAAAAGTCTATGACCATAATATCTTAAAACAAGAGATAAAAGATGCTGGACTAAATATTGTAGTTTGTGAGGGTGTACAGTTTAAGCCAAATACGGATATTCAACTAGCCGATTTAGATGAAAATTTCTCTAGAGCATTAAACAATCTCTCATATATGTTCAATGAATACTGTGCTGAAATATATGTGTGCTGTAAGTTATAA
- a CDS encoding glycosyltransferase: protein MKILFIIDTMSTGGAQKVLLSHCEYLVKCSHQVTLVSLKKINKHKISDKINYVELIDLNEKITTNIFSILQELSIYVKQVEIIVGFSDFIVNYIAYLSAKVYDKPLLICVRNQLSKQIETYPQHTEINKDLMSFILSNSNVLVQSEVIKKDMLDNFNIKNAKVTVLANPISMKIIKPKNIFDSHKKNIVVVGRLSIQKNILLIIKALPLLKKEYLERLCLHIIGDGDEHTKLEKEINSLNLNKYIKFHGYKKEILPYINEADIMILASRFEGQPNVILEAFSQNTLVLASDIEPIKELVNDNENGVLFKDNDVNSLVSKLVYCLDNDLNKLVKNAYTSLERYGDVHHKFENILKNIVSDYEKKN, encoded by the coding sequence ATGAAGATATTATTTATCATCGACACTATGTCAACAGGCGGAGCTCAAAAAGTTTTACTATCACACTGCGAATACCTTGTAAAATGCTCTCATCAAGTTACATTAGTCAGTTTAAAAAAAATCAACAAACATAAAATTAGTGATAAAATAAACTATGTAGAGCTAATTGATTTAAATGAAAAAATAACCACAAATATTTTTAGTATTTTACAAGAACTAAGCATATATGTAAAACAAGTTGAGATAATAGTAGGTTTTAGTGATTTTATTGTTAATTACATAGCTTATCTATCTGCAAAAGTATATGATAAGCCTTTGCTAATTTGTGTAAGAAATCAGTTGAGTAAACAGATAGAAACTTATCCACAACACACAGAGATAAACAAAGACTTAATGTCATTTATTTTGTCAAACTCAAATGTTTTGGTGCAATCTGAAGTCATAAAAAAAGATATGCTTGATAACTTCAATATAAAAAATGCCAAAGTAACCGTTTTAGCAAATCCAATCTCAATGAAAATCATAAAACCTAAAAATATCTTTGATTCACACAAAAAGAACATAGTTGTTGTAGGTAGGTTGAGTATACAAAAAAACATACTTCTCATCATTAAAGCCTTACCTCTTTTGAAAAAAGAGTATTTGGAGAGACTATGCTTACACATTATTGGCGATGGAGATGAACATACTAAACTTGAAAAAGAAATAAACTCATTAAATCTCAATAAATATATTAAATTTCACGGTTATAAAAAAGAAATCCTACCCTATATAAATGAAGCAGATATAATGATTTTAGCATCTAGATTTGAAGGTCAGCCAAATGTTATTTTAGAAGCGTTTTCTCAAAACACGCTAGTATTGGCTTCGGATATTGAACCGATAAAAGAGCTAGTAAATGACAATGAAAACGGTGTTTTATTTAAAGATAATGATGTAAATAGTTTAGTTAGTAAGTTAGTATATTGTTTAGATAATGATTTAAACAAGCTTGTTAAAAATGCTTACACTTCATTAGAACGGTATGGTGATGTTCATCATAAATTTGAAAATATTTTAAAAAACATAGTGAGTGATTATGAAAAAAAGAATTGA
- a CDS encoding class I SAM-dependent methyltransferase, translating to MLQKRDSCPVCDSKESSTVCEFKYEKLYDFFSVYDGFNDEDFNTIKDDFYTLLKCKNCEHHYQQMVADEDFSYTLYEKWINPEKSYKYQKSKYNSRFFNILGYEINLLFHHFNKDASTIKILDFGAGWGDFAILAKAHGFDVYAVELSDVRLKNLQKNNIKIVSLQECDIKFDYIRSDQVFEHLSSPKTLLKQLTNLLNKDAILRVAVPNTDALYEKLQVTEINHASDFQNEFNAIFPLEHLNCFNPKNLELMANSVGLKKYKFPLKAEYASSTNWALENIFSNLYKPIINRYLKDKNNMCFTK from the coding sequence ATGCTACAAAAAAGAGACTCTTGCCCTGTTTGTGACTCAAAAGAGTCTTCTACTGTTTGTGAGTTTAAGTATGAAAAACTTTACGACTTTTTCTCTGTTTATGATGGTTTTAATGATGAGGACTTTAACACTATAAAAGATGATTTTTACACATTGTTAAAATGCAAAAACTGTGAGCATCATTACCAGCAAATGGTTGCAGATGAAGATTTCTCATATACTTTATATGAAAAATGGATAAATCCAGAAAAATCGTATAAATATCAAAAGAGCAAATATAATAGTAGATTTTTCAATATCTTAGGGTATGAGATAAATCTACTTTTTCATCACTTTAACAAAGACGCATCAACCATAAAAATTCTAGACTTTGGTGCAGGTTGGGGTGATTTTGCCATCTTAGCCAAAGCTCATGGTTTTGATGTTTATGCAGTAGAGCTATCAGATGTTCGTCTTAAAAACTTACAAAAAAATAATATAAAAATAGTCTCACTTCAAGAGTGCGATATCAAATTTGACTATATTAGAAGTGACCAAGTTTTTGAGCATCTAAGCAGTCCAAAAACACTGCTCAAACAACTAACAAACCTTTTAAACAAAGATGCAATACTTAGAGTTGCAGTACCAAACACAGATGCTCTTTATGAAAAACTACAAGTTACAGAGATAAACCATGCATCAGATTTTCAAAATGAGTTTAATGCCATCTTTCCACTAGAGCATCTAAACTGCTTTAATCCAAAAAACTTAGAGTTAATGGCAAATAGTGTTGGACTCAAAAAGTACAAATTTCCGCTAAAGGCAGAGTACGCATCTTCTACAAACTGGGCTTTAGAAAACATTTTTAGCAATCTCTACAAGCCCATCATCAACAGATATTTAAAAGATAAAAACAATATGTGTTTTACAAAATGA
- a CDS encoding radical SAM protein — MNHNIISYNYPKSATINIEGLCNFKCNYCPYHSQTRTTYTEKNNYKISFDTAKEQIDILKSYGVKHINICATGEPFLNFDIFKIFKYIKNVGCTSSVLTNASSVISKSLQEIIDSDLLYFSTDLDADNRETFKEIQGRDQFDAWYKNIESLNKLRKLNDNKMKIVVNTIINKDTFNELDGMLDICIDLGIDEWSLNVLVAEDSNDYINNIKSMRYERELVSSKIEKLKKRANDNNIRLQSPEYFDINIDIYNDLECNKPWRESIMINVPLPNDEPGENIGRVVIGCTTNKSVEYNLGNIHKNTLEEIWNGSEFQRFRKNFIDGCDKECSDDCLYHKFTKKDN, encoded by the coding sequence ATGAATCATAATATAATTAGTTACAACTACCCTAAAAGTGCTACTATTAATATAGAAGGTTTGTGTAATTTTAAATGTAATTACTGTCCATATCATAGTCAAACAAGAACTACATACACAGAAAAAAATAACTATAAAATAAGTTTTGACACTGCAAAAGAACAGATAGATATATTAAAAAGCTATGGAGTAAAGCATATAAATATATGTGCTACTGGTGAGCCTTTTTTAAATTTTGATATATTTAAAATATTTAAATATATCAAAAATGTTGGTTGTACATCATCTGTTTTAACAAATGCCTCTTCTGTGATTTCTAAGTCTTTACAAGAGATTATAGATAGTGATTTGCTATATTTTTCAACTGATTTAGATGCTGACAATAGAGAAACTTTTAAAGAGATACAAGGTAGAGACCAATTTGATGCTTGGTATAAAAATATTGAAAGTTTAAATAAACTAAGAAAGCTTAACGATAATAAAATGAAAATTGTTGTTAACACTATTATAAATAAAGATACTTTTAATGAACTTGATGGGATGCTCGATATCTGTATTGACTTAGGTATTGATGAGTGGAGTTTAAATGTTTTAGTAGCAGAAGACTCAAACGACTACATTAACAATATAAAATCTATGAGATATGAACGAGAACTAGTTTCTAGTAAAATTGAAAAGTTAAAAAAAAGAGCAAATGACAATAATATAAGACTACAAAGTCCTGAATATTTTGATATAAACATTGATATATACAATGATTTAGAATGTAATAAGCCTTGGAGAGAATCCATAATGATTAATGTACCACTCCCAAATGATGAACCTGGGGAGAATATAGGTAGAGTTGTAATAGGATGCACTACAAACAAATCAGTTGAATATAATTTAGGAAATATCCATAAAAATACTTTAGAAGAAATTTGGAATGGCTCAGAGTTTCAAAGATTTAGAAAAAATTTCATCGATGGATGCGATAAAGAGTGTTCGGACGATTGCCTTTATCATAAGTTTACAAAAAAAGACAATTAG
- a CDS encoding radical SAM protein, producing the protein MSYVNNKNLIYKFYSTRSLKGFAKNFLLKSMAGQKMFLYNKNIPRVINISFNEHTCMFKCKICPYSQNEVADMYKQKKEMSFETLKNIVSSVPNDSFYSFDISSIGETLEFKNLAKFISYMKEQKPLVNTIISTNGLLLNEKIARDLIKSGLDNIQFSLFAGDEDGHKFVTQSDSFTKVKKNIINFKKIKDSLGSKTPFTQTFMIETKENKHLSNSFVEKWSSFVDKAFIRHMYKMGHPIDGMTPSYEDENHKKERYPCVAPWYSTSIISNGDVLGCYMFNWHAKEKESMVIGNINKNTLSEIYTSKNNQDFRDNQLDLNFKSCEACKDCNLWDAYTNIWEKDSKSYKYSSLKVFDFFNTKLEYRGG; encoded by the coding sequence ATGTCGTATGTAAATAATAAAAACTTAATATATAAATTTTATTCTACTCGTTCACTAAAAGGATTTGCAAAAAACTTCCTACTAAAGAGCATGGCTGGACAAAAGATGTTTTTATATAACAAAAATATTCCTAGAGTTATTAATATATCTTTTAACGAACACACATGTATGTTTAAGTGTAAGATTTGTCCATATTCACAAAATGAAGTTGCAGATATGTATAAACAAAAAAAAGAAATGTCTTTTGAAACTTTAAAAAATATAGTTTCAAGTGTACCAAATGATTCTTTTTATAGTTTTGATATATCTTCTATTGGAGAAACTTTAGAGTTTAAGAATTTAGCAAAGTTTATATCCTATATGAAAGAACAAAAACCCCTTGTAAACACTATTATATCTACAAACGGACTTTTATTAAATGAAAAAATAGCAAGAGATTTAATAAAAAGCGGTCTTGATAATATTCAGTTTAGTTTATTCGCAGGGGATGAAGATGGACATAAATTTGTTACACAATCGGATAGCTTTACTAAAGTAAAAAAAAATATAATAAATTTTAAAAAAATCAAAGACTCTTTGGGTTCTAAAACTCCATTTACACAAACTTTTATGATAGAAACAAAAGAGAACAAACATCTCTCAAATTCTTTTGTAGAAAAATGGAGTAGCTTTGTAGATAAAGCTTTTATTCGTCATATGTACAAGATGGGACATCCTATTGATGGAATGACACCAAGTTATGAAGATGAAAATCATAAAAAAGAAAGATACCCTTGTGTCGCTCCTTGGTATTCAACTTCCATCATTTCTAATGGTGATGTTTTGGGATGCTATATGTTTAACTGGCACGCAAAAGAAAAGGAGTCTATGGTTATAGGAAACATTAATAAAAATACACTAAGTGAGATTTATACTTCAAAAAACAATCAAGATTTTAGAGATAATCAACTTGACTTAAATTTTAAATCATGTGAAGCTTGTAAAGATTGCAATCTATGGGATGCTTACACAAATATCTGGGAAAAGGACTCAAAGTCTTACAAATATAGCTCCCTTAAAGTATTTGATTTTTTTAACACTAAACTTGAATATAGAGGTGGTTAA
- a CDS encoding class I SAM-dependent methyltransferase gives MTNNIIEKYKKILQKQDFEFLKRIYSNDIKVYEKRILQYEFTNFENVLDAGCGFGQWSIPLAKHNTNVYSIDISKERVSFTEELAQELNIKNLTTSLQSINSTNFKDNSFDAIFCYGVFFLTDWKKTLQEFKRLLKPKAKLYLNANGMGWYLNLLINEHNKTSSYNPRKYALDCIINTERYINNKSLYQEGLDVIIEKNELLDALKLYDFFDIVVADEGKLNSQEAHSFFKGTYHGQTGVYELTALKDKSN, from the coding sequence ATGACTAATAATATAATTGAAAAATATAAAAAAATTTTACAAAAACAAGATTTTGAATTTTTAAAACGTATCTACTCTAATGATATAAAAGTTTACGAGAAGCGTATTTTACAATATGAATTTACTAACTTTGAAAATGTTTTAGATGCAGGATGTGGATTTGGTCAATGGAGTATTCCTTTAGCTAAACACAACACCAATGTTTATTCTATTGACATATCTAAAGAGCGTGTTTCTTTTACAGAAGAGTTAGCACAAGAATTAAATATAAAAAACTTAACAACTTCACTACAAAGTATCAATAGCACTAATTTTAAAGATAACTCTTTTGATGCCATTTTTTGCTATGGTGTGTTTTTTTTAACAGATTGGAAAAAGACCTTACAAGAATTTAAAAGATTACTAAAACCAAAAGCAAAATTATATTTAAACGCAAATGGAATGGGATGGTATCTAAATCTTCTCATAAATGAGCATAACAAAACGAGTTCTTATAATCCAAGAAAATATGCTCTTGATTGTATTATAAATACCGAAAGATATATAAACAATAAAAGTTTATATCAAGAAGGTTTAGATGTTATAATAGAAAAAAATGAACTTTTAGATGCTCTAAAGTTATATGATTTTTTTGATATTGTTGTTGCTGATGAAGGAAAGCTCAACTCTCAAGAAGCACATAGTTTTTTTAAAGGTACTTATCATGGACAAACAGGTGTTTATGAGCTTACTGCACTTAAGGACAAAAGCAACTAA